A window of the Chondrinema litorale genome harbors these coding sequences:
- a CDS encoding aminotransferase class V-fold PLP-dependent enzyme has protein sequence MTNRRKFLKKGCMAAAASTAFTIPNIANASEKEQNVWRELPQIKDEEFLWDWVRSEYSVSTSVANLNNGGVSPQPKVVQEVLAHYTREFNTIPSMHMWSKGDISNSVREQLAELAGCSPEEIAVNRNTTEAINTVIWGMNYNKGDEIILTEQDYTSVMNTWEEAEARYGVVLKWLSFELPIEDDEEIVEAYTSAITDKTKLVMITHVNNLNGNIMPVKKITAAVKKVNPDIKVLVDGAHAFAHINFKISDLGCDYYGTSLHKWLCSPFGTGMLYIKKSEIKNLWPLFTHEDPQSDDINKFNTFGTRNLPAELSIARAIYFHNTIGSERKEARLRYLKDYWITRVSDIPNVEIKTSMKPEYACALGSFSLKNMSDGEVAQKLYKNYHVHLTHKGDKTGKFHGMRVTPHIYTSTKELDWLVKGIQNLAKVQ, from the coding sequence ATGACTAATAGAAGAAAGTTTCTTAAAAAAGGATGTATGGCTGCCGCTGCTTCAACCGCTTTTACTATACCCAATATTGCCAATGCTTCAGAAAAAGAGCAGAATGTTTGGAGAGAGTTACCTCAAATAAAAGATGAAGAGTTTTTATGGGATTGGGTTCGCAGTGAGTACTCAGTTTCCACTAGTGTGGCAAACTTAAACAATGGGGGAGTGAGCCCACAGCCAAAGGTAGTTCAAGAAGTTTTAGCGCATTACACCAGAGAGTTTAACACCATTCCTTCTATGCATATGTGGAGCAAAGGTGATATTTCTAACTCTGTGCGTGAGCAATTGGCTGAGTTGGCAGGTTGCAGTCCAGAAGAAATTGCAGTTAACCGAAATACTACGGAGGCCATTAACACAGTAATCTGGGGAATGAACTACAATAAAGGTGATGAAATTATTCTAACAGAACAAGATTACACCTCGGTAATGAATACTTGGGAGGAAGCCGAAGCAAGATATGGTGTAGTGTTAAAATGGCTTTCTTTTGAATTGCCTATTGAAGATGATGAAGAAATTGTAGAGGCTTACACCAGTGCCATTACAGATAAAACCAAGTTGGTAATGATTACGCATGTAAATAACTTGAATGGCAACATTATGCCAGTAAAGAAAATTACTGCTGCGGTTAAAAAGGTAAATCCAGATATAAAGGTTTTGGTGGATGGTGCACATGCATTTGCCCACATCAATTTTAAGATTTCAGATTTAGGCTGCGATTATTACGGAACTAGTTTGCATAAATGGCTTTGTTCTCCTTTTGGCACTGGAATGTTGTACATAAAGAAATCAGAAATTAAAAACCTATGGCCGCTCTTTACCCACGAAGATCCCCAAAGTGATGATATAAACAAGTTTAATACTTTCGGAACTCGTAATTTGCCGGCAGAGCTTTCTATAGCCAGAGCTATTTATTTTCATAACACAATAGGTAGTGAAAGAAAAGAAGCAAGGTTAAGATACTTGAAAGATTATTGGATTACCAGAGTTTCCGATATCCCTAATGTTGAAATAAAAACATCGATGAAACCAGAATATGCTTGCGCTTTGGGTTCATTTTCTTTAAAGAATATGAGTGATGGAGAGGTAGCCCAGAAGTTATATAAAAATTACCATGTGCATCTTACGCATAAAGGAGATAAAACGGGCAAGTTTCATGGCATGCGCGTAACGCCACATATATATACAAGCACCAAAGAACTAGATTGGCTTGTAAAAGGAATTCAAAATTTAGCGAAAGTGCAATAA
- a CDS encoding DinB family protein, with the protein MIQYCKKNLEEIKSLLQVLPKEHYTFPVAILSNATIGEHVRHILEFYKCLIDGIDCDVVNYDERKRDKRIQTDAAFASYFIQDLVLKLDGIDTDKALFLDGNYSYENGEAVKIPSSLFRELTYCLEHSIHHQALIKVALVQLEGVSLIDETFGVAPATIRFQKSEN; encoded by the coding sequence ATGATTCAATACTGCAAGAAAAATCTGGAAGAAATTAAATCGCTATTGCAGGTACTTCCCAAAGAGCACTATACTTTCCCGGTAGCTATTTTGTCAAATGCCACAATAGGAGAACATGTAAGACACATTTTAGAGTTCTATAAATGCTTAATTGATGGAATAGATTGCGATGTTGTTAATTACGATGAGCGAAAAAGAGATAAAAGAATACAAACCGATGCAGCGTTTGCAAGCTATTTTATTCAAGATTTGGTACTTAAGTTAGATGGCATTGATACAGATAAAGCATTGTTTTTAGATGGGAATTATTCTTACGAAAATGGTGAAGCGGTAAAAATTCCATCTTCTTTATTTAGAGAACTTACCTACTGCTTAGAACACAGTATTCATCATCAAGCACTTATAAAAGTCGCCTTGGTTCAGTTAGAAGGAGTTAGTTTAATTGATGAAACTTTTGGTGTTGCTCCAGCAACCATAAGGTTTCAGAAGAGTGAAAATTGA
- a CDS encoding cation diffusion facilitator family transporter, producing the protein MSEHHDHHHHHNHENQSSKNLKIAFFLNLGFTILEIIGGLYVNSIAIVSDAIHDLGDSLSLGTAWYLNIKSKKKASNKFSFGYSRFSLLGALINSIVLIAGSIYVLYEAVGRILKPEHSDAQGMIIFAIVGVAVNGFAAWKLSGGGSMNEKVVSWHLLEDVLGWVAVLIVGIVMQFKDIHYLDPALSLVITLYILWNVIKRLKDTLFIFLQGVPENVSIAEIEEKIKAINHVESLHHTHVWSLEGEHNVFTTHVKLQEITHFTDLLAVKKEIKNLLKDYHFSHYTIETELNTESCVLAES; encoded by the coding sequence ATGTCAGAACATCACGATCATCATCACCACCATAATCACGAAAATCAGTCGAGTAAAAACTTAAAAATCGCCTTTTTTCTTAATCTGGGTTTTACAATTCTCGAAATTATCGGAGGTTTGTATGTGAATAGTATTGCAATAGTTTCAGATGCAATTCATGATTTAGGTGATAGTTTGTCTTTGGGAACAGCTTGGTATCTCAATATAAAATCTAAGAAAAAGGCAAGTAATAAATTCTCATTCGGCTATTCCAGATTCTCACTTTTAGGAGCTTTAATAAATAGCATTGTATTAATTGCGGGTTCTATTTATGTGCTATACGAAGCTGTTGGGCGAATTTTAAAACCTGAACATTCTGATGCTCAAGGTATGATTATTTTTGCGATAGTTGGTGTAGCTGTTAATGGTTTTGCTGCTTGGAAATTGAGTGGGGGAGGTTCGATGAACGAAAAAGTAGTTTCTTGGCACTTGTTAGAAGATGTTTTAGGTTGGGTAGCTGTGCTTATTGTAGGTATAGTGATGCAGTTTAAAGATATCCACTACCTTGATCCTGCACTTTCATTAGTTATCACACTTTACATTCTTTGGAATGTGATTAAAAGGCTCAAAGATACTTTGTTTATATTTCTACAAGGAGTGCCAGAAAATGTGAGTATTGCCGAAATAGAAGAAAAAATTAAGGCAATTAATCATGTTGAAAGTTTGCATCATACCCATGTTTGGTCTTTGGAGGGTGAACATAATGTATTTACCACACATGTAAAACTACAAGAAATTACTCATTTTACTGATTTGTTAGCAGTTAAAAAAGAGATAAAAAACTTGTTAAAAGACTATCATTTTTCCCACTATACAATCGAAACCGAACTTAATACTGAAAGTTGTGTTTTAGCAGAATCATAA
- a CDS encoding family 78 glycoside hydrolase catalytic domain: MKMKWALLLLFNLCSLLVYANITPQKLTCEYLKNPDVVDVIHPRLSWINIADEGERGQFQTAWQIRVASTKEGLNNPDLWDSGKINSEASYRVSYQGKTLISRQDCWWQVRVWDKNGEVSDWSEAAYWRMGLLQREDWKAKWIGAPWQGEEALPKPSNPNGKPEKMPPPAPLLRKTFSVQKEIKKAVVYTTGLGYFELYLNGEKVGDDVLIPNQTNYAKRPNLINENIPLEDNFKEYKVMYLAYDVKDYLENGENAIGSILGNGFYNPAKYWAGAYGTPRFLGQLHITYTDGSEAVIVSDESWIAAKSPILMDMVYYGEHYDAREEKTGWSTAGYNDVNWEKVALRKAPEGKLVAHTAHTDKVMESLEPVSIKKTGKGSYLVDFGVEISGWLRFNNVEAPAGHKVEFVYKSNIYSGDNSYIFKGGKPESYAARFNWFVFKEVEIKNWPGKLKPEQIRAEAVNTYIEESATFETSNKLLNGLNKIWRRSQLDNMHGGIASDCPHRERSPYTGDGQVTCITVMHNYNARNFYHKWVQDMLGAQNVTTGYVPNGAPWQPGCGGGVAWGAAINIIPWEYYLHYGSVDMLQDNYEGMKEYIRYMQTWVDEAGIMYSQGTGKNGKPLRWVNLGEWCTPGEQQVPDDMVHTFYFWRCADFTSQTATIMGNEMEAEYYRSLADKAKSAFHNKFYDEVKGTYGANGGNIFALKMGVPQERYDQVIASLKADLKAADGHLDTGIFGTQFFFEVLTENGLHQEAYEAISKTDYPSFGYWLADGATTSREHWNEDGSHNHPMFGAGIVWMYRKLAGMEIDPENPGYKNIRFKPQPVNEITFAKYENETSFGKAGIYWKTEKEAFVMDVTVPVGSTATVYVPIKNKSDVLENGKSPDTDENISYIKSEVDYQVYSVKSGNYHFQSK; this comes from the coding sequence ATGAAAATGAAATGGGCTTTGCTCCTGCTTTTTAACCTTTGCAGTTTGCTTGTTTACGCAAATATTACTCCTCAAAAACTCACCTGCGAATACTTGAAAAATCCTGATGTTGTAGATGTAATTCATCCCAGGTTGAGCTGGATAAACATAGCTGATGAAGGTGAAAGAGGGCAGTTTCAAACAGCTTGGCAGATAAGAGTAGCTAGCACAAAAGAAGGTTTAAATAATCCTGATTTATGGGATAGCGGCAAGATAAATTCGGAGGCTTCTTACCGGGTTTCGTACCAAGGAAAAACCTTAATTTCTAGACAAGATTGCTGGTGGCAAGTAAGAGTTTGGGATAAGAATGGAGAGGTTTCAGATTGGAGTGAAGCAGCTTATTGGCGAATGGGTTTACTGCAAAGAGAAGACTGGAAAGCCAAGTGGATTGGTGCACCTTGGCAAGGTGAAGAAGCATTGCCTAAACCTAGTAATCCTAATGGAAAACCAGAGAAAATGCCCCCTCCTGCACCACTTTTAAGAAAGACTTTTAGTGTACAAAAAGAGATTAAAAAAGCGGTGGTTTACACTACTGGCTTAGGCTATTTTGAACTGTATTTGAATGGTGAAAAAGTAGGTGATGATGTGTTGATACCTAACCAAACCAATTATGCAAAACGCCCAAATCTCATCAATGAAAACATCCCTTTAGAAGATAATTTTAAGGAATATAAGGTGATGTATTTGGCTTACGATGTGAAAGATTATCTGGAAAATGGAGAGAATGCAATAGGCAGCATATTGGGAAATGGCTTCTATAATCCGGCAAAATATTGGGCTGGAGCTTATGGTACACCAAGGTTTTTAGGGCAATTACACATCACTTACACAGATGGTTCTGAGGCAGTAATTGTTAGTGATGAAAGCTGGATAGCTGCCAAAAGTCCGATACTAATGGACATGGTTTATTATGGTGAACATTACGATGCTAGAGAAGAAAAAACAGGTTGGTCTACTGCTGGATATAATGATGTGAATTGGGAAAAAGTAGCATTGAGAAAAGCCCCAGAAGGCAAGCTTGTTGCCCATACTGCACACACTGATAAGGTGATGGAAAGCTTAGAGCCAGTAAGCATTAAAAAGACAGGAAAAGGAAGCTATTTGGTTGATTTTGGAGTGGAAATTTCTGGTTGGTTGAGGTTTAATAATGTGGAGGCTCCCGCAGGACATAAGGTCGAATTTGTCTATAAAAGTAATATCTATTCTGGTGATAATTCTTATATTTTTAAGGGGGGAAAACCGGAGTCTTATGCTGCCAGATTTAACTGGTTTGTGTTTAAAGAAGTTGAGATAAAAAACTGGCCGGGCAAACTAAAACCAGAGCAGATTCGAGCAGAAGCAGTTAATACTTACATTGAAGAATCTGCCACTTTTGAAACATCAAACAAGCTCTTAAACGGCCTCAATAAAATTTGGAGAAGAAGTCAATTAGACAACATGCATGGTGGTATTGCTAGCGATTGTCCGCATCGTGAGCGCTCTCCTTATACGGGTGATGGACAAGTTACTTGTATAACCGTAATGCATAATTATAATGCCCGAAATTTCTATCACAAATGGGTGCAAGATATGCTTGGTGCACAAAACGTAACAACAGGTTATGTGCCAAATGGAGCACCTTGGCAACCGGGTTGTGGTGGCGGTGTCGCTTGGGGTGCAGCTATCAATATTATCCCTTGGGAATACTATCTGCATTACGGTTCTGTAGACATGTTGCAAGATAATTATGAGGGTATGAAAGAGTATATCCGATACATGCAAACATGGGTAGATGAAGCTGGAATTATGTATTCGCAAGGAACAGGTAAAAATGGTAAACCTTTAAGATGGGTGAATTTAGGTGAATGGTGTACTCCCGGAGAGCAACAAGTTCCAGACGATATGGTGCATACATTTTATTTTTGGAGATGTGCAGATTTTACTTCTCAAACTGCTACCATTATGGGAAATGAAATGGAAGCTGAATACTATCGATCTCTAGCAGACAAAGCAAAATCAGCATTTCACAACAAATTTTATGATGAGGTAAAAGGAACTTATGGCGCAAATGGAGGGAATATTTTTGCTTTAAAAATGGGCGTGCCGCAAGAGAGATACGATCAAGTAATTGCATCATTAAAGGCAGACTTAAAAGCGGCTGATGGACATTTGGATACTGGTATTTTTGGTACACAGTTTTTCTTTGAAGTACTCACCGAAAATGGTTTACACCAAGAAGCTTATGAAGCCATTAGCAAGACCGATTACCCGAGTTTTGGCTATTGGTTAGCAGATGGTGCAACAACTTCTAGAGAACACTGGAATGAAGATGGCTCACACAACCATCCAATGTTTGGAGCAGGTATAGTTTGGATGTATAGAAAACTGGCAGGAATGGAGATTGATCCAGAAAACCCAGGCTATAAAAACATCAGATTTAAGCCTCAACCAGTAAATGAAATCACTTTTGCAAAGTATGAAAACGAGACATCTTTTGGAAAAGCTGGTATTTATTGGAAAACAGAAAAAGAAGCTTTTGTAATGGATGTAACTGTACCTGTTGGCAGCACAGCTACAGTTTATGTTCCAATAAAAAATAAGTCTGATGTGCTTGAAAACGGTAAATCACCAGATACAGACGAAAATATCAGTTATATTAAAAGTGAAGTAGATTATCAGGTTTACTCAGTGAAAAGTGGAAATTATCACTTTCAGTCTAAGTGA
- a CDS encoding ParA family protein: protein MAEIISILNRKGGVGKTTTSINLGKALSLDGYKVLVIDNDPQANLTEGLDIEIEYEGGKRITPTIYDVYKTGRSMPIVEVDDNFHAVPSSSDLDAIELEINTDFNRNFKIAEALNPVSPVYDYIFIDCPPSLGVYTQNALTASTKYIIPTKCSSKFAHSGITEAKALIDNEVKRIINPKIEPLGIVLTFYDKRTRVDRAVEADLIESYAGELFETRIKQLTKIPEAEYVSLDIFEHASTSEAAEDYRSLAREVAQRIEQNG from the coding sequence ATGGCAGAAATTATTTCGATTTTAAACAGGAAAGGCGGGGTAGGCAAAACCACTACTTCCATCAATTTAGGCAAGGCACTTTCGCTCGATGGATACAAAGTTTTAGTGATAGATAACGATCCACAAGCAAATCTCACCGAAGGACTGGATATAGAAATTGAATACGAAGGTGGTAAAAGAATTACGCCAACCATTTACGATGTATACAAGACTGGGCGCAGCATGCCGATAGTAGAAGTTGACGACAACTTCCATGCGGTTCCCTCCTCTTCAGATTTAGATGCAATCGAGTTGGAAATTAATACAGATTTTAACCGAAATTTTAAGATTGCTGAGGCATTAAATCCGGTTTCGCCTGTGTACGATTACATTTTTATTGATTGCCCACCTTCTCTAGGAGTTTATACTCAAAATGCTTTAACAGCATCAACCAAATATATTATCCCAACTAAGTGTAGTAGCAAGTTTGCGCACAGTGGTATTACAGAGGCAAAAGCCCTAATCGACAATGAGGTAAAAAGGATTATTAACCCTAAGATAGAACCTTTGGGAATTGTGTTGACTTTCTACGATAAAAGAACCCGAGTAGACAGAGCGGTTGAGGCAGATTTAATAGAAAGTTATGCAGGTGAATTGTTTGAAACTCGAATAAAACAATTGACTAAAATTCCGGAAGCTGAATATGTGAGTTTGGATATTTTTGAGCATGCATCCACTTCAGAAGCGGCAGAAGATTACAGATCATTGGCAAGAGAAGTAGCACAAAGAATAGAGCAAAATGGCTAA
- a CDS encoding antA/AntB antirepressor family protein has protein sequence MELIKIYQGNVISARELHEFFQSRERFSRWFERLQQYGFIEGTDYTPYQKVHPQNHQTITDYHLTLQCAKEISMLQRSELGRAARQYFIQCEQTLQNLKENKRLEYWEKLEAVKDELRNYFLEKGHSTDNYLQVDYNGRKVLFNGEPLPDEVLPNILLTARSFAIEMSNEFLKQAKLEKLDEIDDVHKANHSDVRNLMKENTGKLPEEYQSEKHIEAKNKEIDKDEDTKKG, from the coding sequence ATGGAACTGATCAAAATTTATCAGGGAAATGTGATTTCAGCCAGAGAACTTCACGAGTTTTTTCAATCTAGAGAACGCTTTTCAAGATGGTTCGAACGATTGCAACAATACGGATTTATTGAGGGCACTGACTATACCCCGTACCAAAAGGTACACCCCCAAAATCATCAGACAATTACAGACTATCATTTAACACTGCAATGTGCAAAAGAGATAAGCATGTTACAGCGATCGGAGTTAGGCAGAGCTGCCAGACAATATTTTATCCAGTGTGAACAAACACTCCAAAATTTAAAAGAAAACAAGAGACTGGAATATTGGGAGAAATTAGAAGCTGTAAAAGATGAGTTGAGAAACTATTTTTTGGAAAAAGGGCATAGCACAGACAATTATTTACAAGTAGATTACAATGGTAGAAAAGTGTTGTTTAACGGAGAGCCTTTACCCGATGAAGTACTACCTAACATTCTCTTAACTGCCAGAAGCTTTGCTATTGAGATGAGTAACGAGTTTTTGAAACAAGCTAAGCTCGAAAAACTGGATGAGATTGATGATGTACACAAAGCAAACCACAGTGATGTTCGAAATTTAATGAAGGAAAATACTGGCAAACTTCCCGAAGAATATCAATCTGAAAAACATATAGAAGCCAAGAATAAAGAAATTGATAAAGATGAAGACACAAAAAAAGGATGA
- a CDS encoding replication initiation protein, whose amino-acid sequence MSVKGKTNSANSSLIVKSNYLVNARYSYTPLEMKIVYLMVRQIKPGDDVFTTYHLNIREFQRDCNLSGNSLHEYMVKVLKRLMSKVIEVRDENNNVELFPLITYSKHRSQEGTIALTFVPQMQPHLLDLKERFTSFYDANVLALNSQYSMRIYEMLKQYETIGKRKITVDNMRHMLMLENKYESYNLFKRKVIEKARKDLDKHCDIGFTYQEFKTGRKITSIEFYIHKRRVKEDTPKIDEQTGTLELELLDMGITQAQVNKYLYDEKKDEKLLRELIDETKRRYEIGKVKNPAAYLVHLIETDASVKPKFVKEEEQKKATKSKSEKPVSKVQDEKRQAQLIDKLLTAFKAVRKQYIKEQIAEFTEKDWEDFGNMITDSKYASLVSKVRKNGEVNRKLAETSVLMTIFLSNRTLPEQDHFMDWAHKEHGYQLEAIGDDFVFKQA is encoded by the coding sequence ATGTCAGTTAAAGGAAAAACAAATTCAGCCAACAGTTCACTAATCGTAAAGAGTAACTACCTAGTAAATGCTAGATATAGTTACACTCCACTCGAAATGAAAATCGTTTATCTCATGGTAAGACAAATCAAACCAGGAGACGATGTTTTTACTACCTATCATCTTAACATTAGAGAATTTCAAAGAGATTGTAATTTGTCTGGAAACTCTTTACACGAGTATATGGTGAAGGTACTAAAGAGATTGATGAGTAAAGTGATAGAAGTACGAGACGAAAATAATAACGTTGAGCTTTTCCCGCTAATCACCTACTCTAAACACCGTTCTCAAGAAGGAACAATCGCGCTTACTTTTGTTCCACAAATGCAACCTCACCTACTCGATCTTAAAGAGCGCTTTACCAGTTTTTACGATGCCAATGTACTGGCTTTAAATAGCCAATATTCTATGCGCATTTACGAGATGCTGAAACAGTACGAAACAATTGGTAAAAGAAAAATTACTGTTGACAACATGAGACACATGTTGATGTTGGAAAATAAATATGAAAGCTATAATCTTTTTAAGAGAAAAGTGATCGAAAAAGCTCGTAAAGATTTAGACAAACATTGCGATATAGGCTTTACTTACCAAGAATTTAAAACGGGAAGAAAAATAACTTCCATAGAATTTTATATTCATAAAAGAAGAGTAAAAGAAGATACTCCAAAGATAGATGAGCAAACAGGTACTTTAGAACTTGAATTGTTAGATATGGGTATTACTCAAGCCCAAGTTAACAAGTACTTGTACGATGAAAAAAAAGACGAAAAACTATTAAGAGAGTTGATAGATGAAACCAAAAGAAGATATGAAATAGGTAAAGTTAAAAACCCTGCTGCATATCTAGTTCATCTAATAGAAACAGATGCCAGTGTAAAACCGAAATTTGTAAAAGAAGAAGAGCAAAAAAAGGCGACAAAGTCTAAATCTGAAAAGCCAGTTTCTAAAGTACAAGACGAAAAGCGACAAGCTCAGTTAATTGACAAATTGCTCACAGCTTTTAAAGCAGTAAGAAAACAATACATTAAAGAACAAATTGCTGAGTTTACTGAAAAGGACTGGGAAGATTTCGGAAATATGATTACCGATAGCAAATATGCTTCTTTAGTTAGTAAGGTTCGAAAAAACGGAGAGGTAAACAGAAAGTTAGCAGAAACCAGTGTTTTGATGACGATCTTTCTAAGTAATAGAACACTTCCAGAGCAAGATCATTTTATGGATTGGGCTCACAAAGAACATGGTTATCAACTTGAAGCAATAGGAGATGATTTTGTTTTTAAACAGGCTTAA
- a CDS encoding helix-turn-helix transcriptional regulator, with protein sequence MKRLERLTALLTFLQSKKFTSLKEIEAKFNVSERTVFRDLKSLEEAKSFIFVEQLARKFTDKETFQNFSSALEKIKNKLRDQQLTDIEKLAKNVEAYINEKYLPKYLSLVEEACTKKQVLKINYCDAKGNTTERLVEPIGITFYYHNWHLIGYCRLRNNYRDFSLARVIKITNTIEHFSNEHISLTEYIRQLENS encoded by the coding sequence TTGAAAAGATTAGAAAGATTAACTGCTCTACTTACTTTTTTACAGTCAAAAAAATTTACTTCATTAAAAGAAATTGAAGCAAAATTTAATGTTAGTGAGCGTACAGTTTTTCGAGATTTAAAATCTTTAGAAGAAGCCAAGTCATTTATTTTTGTAGAACAACTCGCCAGAAAATTTACCGATAAAGAAACATTTCAAAACTTTTCTTCTGCGCTCGAAAAAATTAAGAATAAGTTGAGAGATCAACAATTAACAGATATTGAAAAACTGGCAAAAAATGTTGAAGCCTATATTAATGAAAAGTATTTACCAAAGTATCTTTCTTTAGTGGAAGAAGCTTGTACAAAAAAGCAGGTGTTAAAAATTAACTATTGTGATGCGAAAGGAAATACAACTGAAAGATTAGTTGAGCCAATAGGTATAACATTTTACTACCACAATTGGCATCTTATCGGTTATTGTAGGCTGCGGAATAACTACCGAGATTTTTCATTAGCTAGAGTTATAAAAATAACAAATACTATTGAACATTTTTCGAATGAACATATCAGTTTAACTGAATACATTAGACAGCTTGAAAATTCTTAA
- a CDS encoding zinc ribbon domain-containing protein encodes MTKYKNCQSCGIPLKKDPQGGSKNADGSKNEMYCSYCYRNGAFTQPNFTVTEMQLFCKAKLKDMGFPGFLAGLFTKGIPNLERWKSHQ; translated from the coding sequence ATGACAAAATATAAAAATTGCCAAAGTTGCGGTATACCGTTAAAAAAAGATCCACAAGGTGGAAGTAAAAATGCAGATGGTAGCAAAAATGAAATGTATTGCAGCTACTGTTATCGAAACGGAGCCTTTACGCAGCCAAATTTTACAGTTACAGAAATGCAGCTATTTTGTAAAGCTAAATTAAAGGATATGGGATTTCCCGGTTTTTTAGCTGGATTATTTACTAAAGGCATACCAAATTTAGAAAGATGGAAGAGTCATCAATAA
- a CDS encoding sugar phosphate isomerase/epimerase family protein — protein sequence MKQTRKEFMKMIGAGVLATASAPFAFGNSNKKESDEIKHKLNLGLASYTLRSLSLDDTLKVAKRMQLNSIAFKSMHLPLDSSPDTLKEVAMKVKNAGLDLYGAGVIYMKSEDEVNNAFEYAKTAGMRVIIGVPNYELLPLVEKKVKETDIKLAIHNHGPGDDVYPSPESVYKKIKNLDTRIGMCIDIGHTFRIGEDPSEKARKFADRLHDIHMKDVDALGAKGKPLEIGRGIMDIPDFLRTLQEIKYDGVVAFEYEKDGDDPIPGLAESVGYVRGALAAMSVQ from the coding sequence ATGAAACAGACACGTAAAGAATTTATGAAAATGATTGGAGCGGGTGTTTTAGCAACAGCATCAGCTCCATTTGCTTTTGGCAATTCCAACAAAAAAGAATCGGACGAAATAAAGCACAAACTTAATCTTGGTTTGGCCTCTTACACACTCAGATCACTTTCTTTAGACGATACACTTAAAGTTGCTAAAAGAATGCAACTCAACTCTATTGCATTTAAAAGTATGCACTTGCCTTTAGATAGTAGCCCAGATACTTTAAAGGAGGTAGCTATGAAAGTAAAAAATGCCGGGCTCGACTTATACGGTGCTGGTGTAATTTACATGAAATCTGAAGATGAAGTGAACAATGCATTTGAATATGCTAAAACTGCTGGTATGCGTGTAATAATTGGAGTACCAAATTATGAATTGCTGCCACTGGTTGAGAAGAAGGTTAAAGAAACTGATATTAAACTGGCAATTCATAATCATGGACCGGGAGACGATGTGTATCCAAGTCCAGAAAGTGTTTATAAGAAGATTAAAAACCTAGACACAAGAATCGGTATGTGCATAGATATCGGGCATACTTTTAGAATTGGAGAAGACCCATCTGAAAAAGCCAGAAAATTTGCAGACAGATTACACGATATCCACATGAAAGATGTAGATGCACTAGGAGCAAAAGGCAAACCACTCGAAATCGGAAGAGGTATAATGGATATTCCTGATTTCCTTAGAACATTACAGGAAATTAAGTATGATGGAGTAGTAGCTTTCGAATATGAGAAAGATGGCGACGATCCTATTCCAGGTTTGGCAGAATCTGTAGGTTATGTAAGAGGTGCTTTGGCTGCTATGTCAGTTCAATAA